Part of the Gemmatimonadaceae bacterium genome, CGCCGCCCTCGCGCGGTCACCCGCGGTGCTCGTGGCGGACACCGACCTCGTGAGCACGATGGTGTATGCGCGCGCCTATTACGGTGACTGCCCGGCCTGGATCGAGGCGGCGTGCCGTGCCGAACTCGCCGACCTTTACCTGCTGTGCACGCCGGACCTGCCGTGGGAACCGGACGGCGTGCGCGACCGGCCGACGACGAACGACCGCCGCGCGATGCACGACGCCTTTGCGGGCGCGCTGCACCAGCTCGGAGCGCGCGTCGTGCCGATCAGCGGCCTCGGCGAGGCGCGCACCGCCCTGGCATTGAAGGCCGTCTCTGATCTCCTGCCGCGCGAGGGCACCCCATGAACTCGACCGTCCTCGAACTCG contains:
- a CDS encoding ATP-binding protein, with the translated sequence MTWRVVVTGSECTGKTTLARLLGAHLGAPWVREAARTYAESRWGALTAADVEPIARATQDALHAALARSPAVLVADTDLVSTMVYARAYYGDCPAWIEAACRAELADLYLLCTPDLPWEPDGVRDRPTTNDRRAMHDAFAGALHQLGARVVPISGLGEARTALALKAVSDLLPREGTP